One Carya illinoinensis cultivar Pawnee chromosome 5, C.illinoinensisPawnee_v1, whole genome shotgun sequence genomic window, CCCGCCCCTACAAGATCGAGTGAAGCTTAATACTGATGGGAGTAGTTTGGGTAATCCTGGTCCAGCTAGGGCTGGGGGTGTCATTCGTGATGCTCGTGGTAAGATGCGTGTGGCCTTTTCTGTTTCCTTAAGCCAGGGTTCTAATAATTTTGCAAAATTGAGAAGTTTGCTTGAAGGGGTTAGGAGATGTTGTCATCTTGGTTTTTTTTCGGGTTGATATTGAGACAGATTCTCAAATTCTGGTTAATTGGATTTAAAAGAGAGGGTGTAATATTTGGTATCTTGAGGATTACTGGAATGAGTTTCAGGTTTGCCTTGAATGCTTGGATTATAGAGTGAGCCATATATTTCATGAAAGTAATGTCGTAACTGATTTTCTTGCTAAACTTGGTATTGGGGGTCTTAATATGGATTGGTTTGAGGACAGAGGTACTTTGCCCAACAAACTTAGAGGTCTTCTGCGTATGAATAGAATTAGCCTTCCTTATTTGCGAATATCGTACTAaggaacattttttttttcctgctctTTTCTTTGCTATTCTATTATTTGGTTGAAGTGCTTTCTTGCAGGTGGGTTTTTGATTTGTTAGGTTGGTTGTCCTAGTCTTCATGTAATTTTTTGccattatgtattttggtttgttCTTTAGGGTTTTTGATGCTTGAGTTTTGGTCTTTTTGATCAATATTTATAACCTCCAGACTTTGAGTTTGTAACTACATTTTTTTCCTTCACAAGTgaaaattatcaataaaattgagttATCATcgtcttttcaaaaaaaataaaaaaaaaaaaaatataggacAAGAGTAAAACTAAGGATGGAGATAGATTTCTTACTTTCAAACCAACCAGCTTGGCCGAGTGTCGATTATTGggacaagaggagataacttaGAGACTAAGAATGTTCCCAAAATTAACACTTGGACTCCATTTTAGGCTGTCTCATTCGGAAAGTTGACCGACTCGACTCGACTCCGATAAAGTCCAACAGCAAAAAGGTTGAAAGATGCTTCGAGAAAATGCATGGGacggtgctctctctctctcattactAATCTTTTTCTCCCACTCATCTACGTGTCCATATTCCATCCACCTAACTTTTTGTCCCCTTTCCCATCATACATTTCTTAATTAAAACGTATTGGTCTCATTTTGGTTCCCAACTGTCCATGACTACGAGCTGGGAGTCGTCCCTTTTGAATTCGATCCAGAATACTCAAAAGTTAGTTATTGAATATTTTGGAAGATAATTCTTTGAGTTTTACATGAAAATTAGGGAATATATAATTGTTGGACTTGATAATGCTTGtgtatgaaaaatgatatagaAAGCAAATTATTAgagccaattaaaaaaaaaaaaaaaaaaaggaggtatAGGTATGACTTGAGGACTCTTAAGAAATTAGGTGCAGGCCAGGAGACCCTTGACAGGGATCTCTCTTCTTTAAATGGCCTGGGGGCTGAATACATTATATATGGCAGTGAATGGGATGACCTGTCTAAGATAATTGATATGTGGTGGAATCCAGGTATATTGGTTAGGGTTTCCTAGGGTAATGACAATATTGATTTGTGGTGCTTTAATATGCACAGACTACTTGATTAAAACTCTTCCACATGTCTTTTTCTTATCCTTTTGATATTTTGTGTCCATGTAAGTATAATCATAAGTTTATTGATAATACATTAACTTACAAACGGGTATATATGTAAATACTGTAAAATctattacaaatataaaagtgAGCTGTAAAGGTTGTTTTCCCCCCCTCGAAGTAAAAGATCATAAGTTTATCATGTGAATagcaagaatatatatatatatatatatatatatatatatatatatataaaatctaatgACAAGCTatccctctttctttttcaaaccccactttttataaaaaagaaagttcTAGCTTTTGTTATATGCGGGtcaagtattatatatataattcctttATACGACGTAGCTCAATACTGCCTGCTCTACACCATTCATGTCTACCTCCTATCATTCCTAAAATCATCAAAACCTAATGCAGTGACTCGTAGCGCGCCTTATATGTAGGTAGATTACACAGATTGTACAAAGAATCGGCCTGCATTAAGGGCTAGAAGTGGGTAACATGGGTCCCATAATTTTGGACCATCCACATGCAGAGCAATAGTACCCCGAAGAAAAATAACATCCTACGAGAAGAACAGAGTCCTTGCAGACCATCTCTCATTCACACCAATTAGCATTTGTAAAAAAACATCCAATCGCCCAAACTCCAGAAGGCCTTTCGATCAGTCTTTTTAAGTCTCCCCATGCACCTAATAACGTAACCAAACCACTCTCCCACACCCACCTTGGCGTTGTTGATTCATCCTCTCAACCATCCACCAGTTTACTTTCTTCAAAGCAAGCCCACGAAAACAACACTTTGGCAATTGAATTTTACTCCAACTGGCCTTAGTAAAGCAATCAAAGATGCGTCTTTTCAACGCTCCATTGCTGCTAAACTTTTTTCTTGTGATCGCCGTTTTCACGGTTCTCGTCACAGCTGATGATCAAGGTGGTCAGAACTGCATGCCGTGCTATCCACACTCCCCACCACTGCCATATCCGTCGCCTCCTCCACCACCGCCATATCCGTCGCCTCCTCCGCCATCACCACGGCCACCGTCTCACAAGAAGCCGCCAAGTAATCAACTCTGCCCTCCGCCTCCCTCGTCGTTCGTATACATAACTGGTCCGCCGGGGGAGTTGTATCCTATTGACGAAAACTTCAACGGCGCCGCCGGGAATTTGGTCACAAGGACGTTGCCTCTTTTCATCAGCTGTGGATTGTTGGGTCTTCTGGTTTTAATATGATGACGTTATTCCGGTAAGATTTAGAACCAAGGAGGCCAGAAGAACAGAATTTTATGGACATAGGTGTTACTAAGGTTCAAGATTTCATCGACAGGACAATTTGGTCCCTTGTTTTAGCTATTAACGATCTTTGGTacaatatgcttttatctgaaTTCTTCAATAACAATTCTACTTTGGTGATCTGTGGCTAGTTATCCAAGAATTCATgttcatctttctttttcttttcccttgaTTGGGATTTGAAACTTGATCAGAATTCTTCTCTATCATGAGCTAGACTTGGTTCGATTCTAGTTTTgtgtcataattttctcatcACGCGCACACGCTGTTGATCATCCTTTACTTCTCTTTTCGATTTGATAgttttctaggaaaattgtGATCATCAGATTCTGTAAATCAAATCTGGGGTTCTAAATGCAcaaaaattactaattaatgtCTAAAACTCGTACGAATTTAAGCATAATTAATTGATGTAGAACTATAGGTCGAATAAATGGACCGCCCACTAGCTCAATGAACACCGACTCACTCTTCAAGCTGTGGGCATCACCACCATTAGTTGCTGATGTGCGTAGGCGTGTCCTTATTTGTAGACGTGGCAAGCCCTCTGTGGTGAACATCAAATGGGTCCCAAAGTCGGTGTGCCTAGCCTAGTAGCCTTGTCCAAAATTATgtctttatataaaattacaaaatcattgatcttatttatatacttaatttaCTCATATTCCTTATATTTACCGACAAAAGAATTGAATGaaacacatatataatattttctaaaaataatattatatagttatagtgtatgtaaattttaaatatttttttaaataaaaagtaaatttagaaattactggtaaaactcattttttattaataggtttcactttttttttaataaaaaaaatgcgaAATTTACTCCATATCTTCCAAACTCCCTCAAACATATGCAAATCTAGTTTCCTAATCTGGCGTACATCGTAATAAATTATACTGATGTCGATAAGAGCATGGCAAAAAGTTCACGGGAAATTGGCAACCTTAGATCAAGTACCACGTTGCACATGAGTCAGTTCATGGATgttgaaacaaaaaaagaggTCGTATTGATCATTGGGGAAGTACCATCTTACCAGAGACCATTACTGCAGGATGATACTGTGTGTCAGTTGTCAGTGGATGAAATCAACATCGGTTTCGCCAAACGAACTATGTATTGGGAGGGTCCCACACACTTACTGCAATGTCGGTTAATTGCATTGTTTACTTTGCACATCATGTGTTTGTAGTGGGGTCATGATCTCGTGGCCAAGTTGAGAAGATAAGGTTTGGTTGTTGGCTCTTCTTTAGAGCTCTACTCAACCTTATCTTCACGTGTTTGCTTGGTAATCGTATGCCAATTATTTCTGTTTGTAACATCACATCAATTATTTTCAATTACCCCAACAACAATGCAGGTTGTATGGAAATTGCAAGTGTACGGCTTTATATAGCATGATTGCCCATGGCATTCTACGTCCCCATATTTTCATCATACATGACACGTGGCATACCACTTCAGCGTTGCCCAGTCAACATTTGACCCTTGACTGGGAGATACCACGTTAGTTTGGGTTTGATTTAGGCTCTTCCAAAGACTCCATCATTGTTAAAACTAGTGACTGTGAAGTGAAGTTTTTGGATGAGGCTTTCAACAATCTGTTCATTTCTGCTCAGGCACTGCTCTGAATAAGGTTCTCTGGATTTGCATTGGGCTTATTTGTAATTGCATTTCTAAATATTTCTAGTTATTAATTGGTTGTCAGTGATCTATGTTCTTCAGATATGAGAGCTgatcataaaattctaaatgcCGCATTCAAACTTCACAATGAATAAGAAGAATAATGCAAAAAATTTACTACCCTCAAACAATTAATTAAGATAAAACAATTCTGTAagtatgagaaaaaaaaaggttatgacCAAGGCCTTTTGAACCAAATAGTATAAGGTCTGATCTCCaaataaaagaatcaagttGAATCTTCCACCCCTGGCCTtatcaaaagaagaaagaagaagtgaAATATTATTACCTCCTTAGCCTTCCCCCTACCCCTTCCCGATCAAACCCAAGTTTATGAATCATAAGTTAATTTCTTTGGTTATTTTTTGTGCTTCTTCTTCTCGTTTCTAAAATTATCACTCGCTAGCTAGTTCTATTGATTTTCAGCCACTTATGAGACGCACGCGCGCCCCACGTATAGATCATTTCTAGGCATCCAATCTTGAATCCAGTTAAGCAATGCTCCAATTAAGTCTGCTTACGTTCAATC contains:
- the LOC122310406 gene encoding mulatexin-like, whose product is MRLFNAPLLLNFFLVIAVFTVLVTADDQGGQNCMPCYPHSPPLPYPSPPPPPPYPSPPPPSPRPPSHKKPPSNQLCPPPPSSFVYITGPPGELYPIDENFNGAAGNLVTRTLPLFISCGLLGLLVLI